The genomic region TCCGGCTTCGACTCGCTCGGCGAGCTGGTGCAAGCCACCCTGCCCGACGGCTTGCTGCAAAGCTTCCTGCAGAACGGCGTGATCTCCGGCGTCGGCAGCGTCATCGTGTTCCTGCCGCAGATCATCCTCATCTTCCTGTTCATCCTGCTCCTGGAAGATTTCGGCTACATGGCGCGCGCGGCGTTCCTGATGGACCGCATCATGGGCGGCGCCGGGCTGCACGGCCGCGCCTTCATACCGCTGCTGTCGAGCTTTGCCTGCGCCATTCCCGGCATCATGGCGACACGCGTCATCGACAACAAGCGCGACCGGTTGACCACGATCCTGATCGCGCCGCTGATGACCTGCTCGGCGCGCATCCCGGTCTATACGCTGGTCATCTCCGCCTTCATTCCGGCCAAGGACATCTGGGGCTTCATCAATCTGCAAGGCCTCGTGATGTTCGGGCTCTACGCCACCGGCATCGTCAGCGCGCTCGTCGTCTCGTTCCTGATCAAGTTCTTCATGCTGCGCGACTTTGCGCCGGCGCCGTTCATGTTGGAGCTGCCGGACTACAAGATGCCGCGGGTGAAATCCATCGTGATCGGCATCTATACCCGCGCCAAGATGTTCTTGCAGCGCGCCGGCACCACGATCTTCTCGATGATGGTGCTGATCTGGTTCCTGGCCTCGTTCCCGCAGCCGCCCGCGGGCGCGACCGGGCCGGCCATCGAGTTCAGCCTCGCTGCGATGATCGGCAAGGCGCTCGAACCCCTGCTCGCCCCCGTCGGCTTCAATTGGCAGATCGCGGTGGCCTTGATCCCGGGCATGGCGGCGCGCGAGGTCGCGGTCGCGGCGCTCGGCACCGTCTATGCGATCGAGGGCGGCAAGGAAGCAGCCGAGCAGATCGGCCAGGTGCTGGCGACGAAATGGTCGCTCGCGACCGCGCTGTCGATGCTGGCCTGGTACATCTTCGCCCCGCAATGCGCCTCCACGCTGGCCGTGATCCGGCGCGAGACCGGCAGCTGGGCCTGGATGGGGGTCACCTTCACCTACATGCTGGTGCTGGCCTATGCGGCGAGCCTCGTGACCTACAACGTCGCGGTCGCGCTGGGCGCGGGCTAGCCCCCTTCCAAAACAAAACTCTCGAAAACAACCCCATGCACAGTAGACGGGGTTCGTGAAATCAATGGGTTACGCGTGTGCCAGTCCGTAGCCCGGAAGAAGCGCGTCGAAATCCGGGAATCTCGCCCAAAGCACCACCGCCCCGGATTACGCTGCGCTCCATCCGGGCTACGAGCCATGGCCCGTTGCCCCGTCGGGCAAAACAGGGGCATGATGTCACGATCAGCCCGCAGCGATAGCAGCATGAACGACGACACGCCACGGAAGCGGCGATCTGTCTCCATGGACCATTTCAGCACCGACCGCCTGACCGCCGAGCGATTGCGCGAGGATCACCTCGCCGACCTCGTCGCGCTGCATCGCGATGCCGAGGTTTCCCGTTTCCTCGGCGGGGTGCGGACGCCCGAGGTCACGAAGGCCTATCTCGCGACCAACATGGCCCATTGGGACCAGCACGGCTTCGGGCTGTGGGCGCTGCGAACCAAAGACGGGGCCTTCGCCGGACGGGCGGGCATTCGGCACATTGTCGTGGACGATGTCGACGAGGTCGAGATCGCCTACGCATTCAAGCGCGAATTCTGGGGCAAGGGATTTGCAAGCGAGGTCGCGACTGCGCTGACGGACATCGGACTGTTACAGCTTGAGCTGCCGTCCCTCATCGGCATCGTCTATGTCGGCAACGCTGCATCCCGCCGTGTGCTGGAGAAGTCGAACTATCTCCTCGAGCGGAGCACGGACCGTCACGGCAACGACGCCGTGATCTACCGCATCCGGCCGTGAGCGGGGCAATTCTCCGTCATTGTGAGCGCGGCGAAGCAATCCAGACTGCCCGAGCGGAAGGATTCTGGATTGCTTCGCTGCATCCGGGCTACGAAGTTCTTACCGGAAATATCCCAGCACGAGATCGACGTCCGCGCTGCGGGCCACGGTGCCGTTCAGCTCGGCGTCGATGACGCGGCGGCAGGCGTCGACCGCGGCGTGGTCGCCGAGATCGTTGGCGGCTTCGAGCACGAGCCAGGCGACGTCCACCGAGGCCTTGTCCGGAGCTGCGCCGCCGAGATCCGCGCTGGCGGCATTGGCCGGAGTCTTCTTGCGAACGGCGGTGCCGAATTGAGGCAACATAGCAGATACTCCCCTGTCCTCAGTGTACCTGGAGCTCGGGCTGACGGCCCGCATCGGCACCCGCGCTGTTCTTGCGCGACTGGTAGAACTTCAAGATGCTGCGCGAGGTTTCGATCTTGAGCCGGCCGTACTCGCGTTCGTTGTCATGGAGCTCGCGTGCCGTGATCAGATGATCCTTGGCGCCGAGGAACAGCAGCGACATCGTCGTGTCCCAGGAGAAGTCGAGGGCCTTGCACAGCACCAGGATCATCTCGCGGTTACGGTCCATCAACGCGCGCTCGATCACGTCGACCGGCAGCGCCGACAGCAGCGACAGGCCGATCTGCACCTCGTCGAAGCGGTGTTGGCGGGCATAGTTCGAGATCGAATCCTGGTTGAGATTGCCCTGACGGTACTGCGTCGTGACCACGCGCTTGGCGACG from Bradyrhizobium sp. CB1015 harbors:
- a CDS encoding ferrous iron transporter B, with protein sequence MEAPLLHLALVGTPNSGKTSLFNALTGSRQKVANYPGVTVERKEGFFVTPLGRQVSVVDLPGTYSLRGRSPDEEITRDFVLGKASGEIVPDIVLCVADSTNLRLTIRLLLELKRTGRPMILVLNMFDIASRRGIDVDVERLAKELDVPVVTSIAVRKGGTADLLKLTDEISAKLAAEPQDNSWRALSVSELRATQREADRIIADCVSLPARPDTWTARIDAVVLHPVGGLIVLALILFVMFQAVFAWAQPVMELLKSGFDSLGELVQATLPDGLLQSFLQNGVISGVGSVIVFLPQIILIFLFILLLEDFGYMARAAFLMDRIMGGAGLHGRAFIPLLSSFACAIPGIMATRVIDNKRDRLTTILIAPLMTCSARIPVYTLVISAFIPAKDIWGFINLQGLVMFGLYATGIVSALVVSFLIKFFMLRDFAPAPFMLELPDYKMPRVKSIVIGIYTRAKMFLQRAGTTIFSMMVLIWFLASFPQPPAGATGPAIEFSLAAMIGKALEPLLAPVGFNWQIAVALIPGMAAREVAVAALGTVYAIEGGKEAAEQIGQVLATKWSLATALSMLAWYIFAPQCASTLAVIRRETGSWAWMGVTFTYMLVLAYAASLVTYNVAVALGAG
- a CDS encoding GNAT family N-acetyltransferase, with the protein product MDHFSTDRLTAERLREDHLADLVALHRDAEVSRFLGGVRTPEVTKAYLATNMAHWDQHGFGLWALRTKDGAFAGRAGIRHIVVDDVDEVEIAYAFKREFWGKGFASEVATALTDIGLLQLELPSLIGIVYVGNAASRRVLEKSNYLLERSTDRHGNDAVIYRIRP